One segment of Planctomycetota bacterium DNA contains the following:
- a CDS encoding PEP-CTERM sorting domain-containing protein, producing MTLALAACAALGLSGAAFASPVPWSQPDGSTANFDYSGGQSDNGLFGDPIVTDEGLIFTPVGFIASATDGGAQVTSDRLQVTITAPDGQDIDQISVTELGDYAILGSGSVFASGALFAVGEGLPLAGIADALDVDPAMPILVESSGLYEGTATLEFPEGITEVTLVFNNILQAEAGPNSSALIQKKTAGFDIDIVIPEPASVGLLGVAGLGLLRRRNG from the coding sequence ATGACTCTTGCCCTCGCGGCATGCGCCGCGCTCGGGCTCAGTGGGGCGGCTTTCGCAAGCCCCGTTCCTTGGTCCCAGCCCGACGGCAGCACGGCCAACTTCGACTATTCCGGGGGCCAGTCCGACAACGGACTTTTCGGCGACCCTATCGTCACTGACGAAGGCCTGATCTTCACGCCCGTCGGCTTCATTGCTTCCGCCACCGATGGCGGTGCTCAAGTCACCTCCGACCGACTTCAGGTCACGATCACCGCGCCCGACGGTCAGGACATTGACCAAATCTCTGTTACCGAACTCGGCGACTACGCGATCCTCGGATCCGGCAGCGTCTTCGCTTCGGGTGCGCTCTTCGCTGTCGGTGAGGGCTTGCCCTTGGCCGGTATCGCCGATGCGCTGGACGTCGACCCGGCCATGCCGATCCTCGTGGAGAGTTCCGGCCTCTACGAAGGCACCGCCACCCTGGAGTTCCCAGAAGGTATCACCGAAGTCACCCTAGTCTTCAACAACATTCTTCAGGCGGAAGCCGGCCCGAACAGCTCGGCCCTGATCCAGAAGAAGACCGCAGGCTTCGATATCGACATTGTCATTCCCGAGCCGGCCAGCGTTGGCCTCCTCGGCGTCGCCGGCCTCGGCCTGCTGCGTCGTCGCAACGGGTAA